A portion of the Sphaerochaeta pleomorpha str. Grapes genome contains these proteins:
- a CDS encoding aromatic ring-hydroxylating oxygenase subunit alpha → MIPNQWYAILPSREVKRGALYAVKRVNLDLVLFRDAEGKLGCVVDQCPHRGAALSAGKLAGSHVRCPFHGLEFDTEGNCRRIPANGNASKEDISRYNVKQYPVQELMGIIYLWFGESEKATASVPFFHDQIDNSFSYSEFPDHWNAHYSRCIENQLDVVHVPIVHYNTIGKGNKTLVNGPKVLYENGMLKTSANNEVDTGQTPKKPDDCEIRSLYLGFLFPNIWINHISDKLMVLIYFAPVDEENTILYVRFYCKLTPFRSLNALIAFFGKFANKRIERQDKRVVVTQKPAASTLKSGEKLLTGDGPIIKYRKIRQELKEST, encoded by the coding sequence ATGATTCCAAACCAATGGTATGCAATATTACCCTCAAGGGAAGTAAAGAGAGGGGCTTTATATGCAGTTAAGCGTGTAAATCTGGACCTTGTCCTATTCAGGGATGCAGAGGGAAAACTTGGGTGTGTCGTTGACCAGTGCCCCCACCGGGGAGCTGCCCTCAGTGCGGGGAAACTGGCCGGGTCCCATGTTCGATGTCCATTTCATGGTCTTGAATTCGATACAGAAGGAAACTGCAGACGTATCCCAGCAAATGGGAATGCATCGAAGGAAGATATTTCCCGATATAATGTCAAACAGTATCCTGTGCAAGAATTGATGGGAATTATCTATCTCTGGTTCGGTGAAAGCGAAAAAGCGACTGCTTCGGTACCTTTCTTCCATGACCAGATTGACAATTCTTTTTCCTACAGTGAATTCCCTGATCACTGGAATGCCCATTACTCCCGATGTATCGAAAACCAGCTTGACGTCGTTCATGTCCCTATTGTCCATTACAACACAATAGGGAAAGGCAACAAAACCCTTGTGAACGGCCCTAAGGTTCTCTACGAGAATGGAATGTTGAAGACCAGTGCAAACAACGAGGTCGATACCGGGCAAACACCAAAAAAACCTGATGACTGTGAAATCCGGTCCTTATATCTGGGATTTCTGTTTCCCAATATCTGGATCAACCATATATCGGACAAGCTGATGGTCTTGATTTACTTTGCCCCTGTCGATGAGGAGAATACCATTCTCTATGTGCGTTTTTATTGCAAACTCACTCCATTCAGGTCTTTGAATGCTCTCATCGCTTTCTTTGGCAAATTTGCAAATAAAAGAATAGAGCGTCAGGACAAACGGGTTGTCGTCACCCAGAAACCAGCTGCCTCCACGCTGAAGTCGGGTGAAAAGCTTTTGACAGGCGATGGCCCGATTATCAAGTACCGGAAAATCAGGCAAGAATTGAAAGAATCTACATAA
- a CDS encoding YihY/virulence factor BrkB family protein, with product MGILKAIKGKFASAGNIASLAMNQAMHDNVFQSASSMVYSTLMAIVPGLTFIFTFFGAFGVLQPVIDFLAQWFTEIFGPEAGTQLLSLLEKYTANATSLGVVGLISFLITMVLLINKVWSVINQIFRTSQNRNPVKRFAGFVTFLIISCLLAAAYVSVQSLMNSWYSKLLGVSVEGWSKVIGIAVPLLIIWAIFFLLAYFVPNIKVHFSSAGIGAFVGMLLIMGFSKIMSKLTGMATNFSVIYGSLAAVFLFLFWCYYFWTVVFYCVELTYVHQFRPDKQVYKGLPQSPALQLSEGANIMMLIGSNFHNGNGGTTTKEIIERLAIPANRLYGFLELLSRLGFITPTNNGNTEFIPKQPLENMKVLDLVTSLYGLENMSSDEHNTVGEAIALQVKDHGIASLGSLTIENLLQRI from the coding sequence ATGGGAATTTTGAAAGCCATAAAAGGTAAGTTTGCATCTGCAGGAAACATAGCATCGTTGGCCATGAATCAGGCAATGCATGATAACGTATTTCAATCGGCATCGAGTATGGTGTATTCGACGTTGATGGCAATAGTCCCGGGTTTGACGTTCATCTTTACCTTTTTCGGCGCTTTCGGGGTGCTGCAACCGGTTATAGATTTTCTTGCCCAATGGTTTACGGAAATATTTGGGCCCGAGGCAGGGACCCAGCTTCTCTCTCTCTTGGAAAAATATACCGCCAATGCGACGAGTCTTGGGGTTGTTGGCTTGATTTCCTTTTTGATTACCATGGTTTTGTTGATCAATAAAGTCTGGTCGGTAATCAATCAGATTTTCCGCACTTCCCAAAACAGGAACCCTGTAAAACGATTTGCGGGTTTTGTCACGTTTCTGATTATTTCCTGTCTGCTTGCCGCCGCGTATGTAAGTGTGCAGTCACTTATGAATTCCTGGTATTCCAAATTACTGGGAGTCTCGGTGGAAGGGTGGTCAAAGGTAATAGGCATTGCTGTTCCCCTTTTGATCATTTGGGCAATCTTTTTCTTGTTGGCCTATTTTGTTCCCAATATCAAGGTCCATTTTTCTTCTGCCGGTATCGGGGCCTTTGTTGGAATGCTTCTGATTATGGGTTTCAGTAAGATCATGTCAAAATTAACAGGAATGGCAACTAATTTTTCGGTAATCTATGGTTCGCTGGCTGCTGTGTTCCTCTTTCTTTTCTGGTGTTACTATTTTTGGACCGTTGTCTTTTATTGTGTTGAATTGACCTATGTCCATCAGTTCAGGCCAGATAAGCAGGTCTATAAGGGGCTTCCCCAGAGTCCAGCCCTTCAATTGTCTGAGGGTGCGAATATCATGATGCTTATCGGAAGCAATTTCCATAATGGGAACGGGGGAACTACCACCAAGGAAATAATTGAGCGGCTGGCTATACCGGCAAACCGCCTCTATGGTTTTCTGGAGTTGCTGTCACGACTCGGTTTTATTACACCTACGAATAATGGAAATACTGAGTTCATTCCCAAACAACCTTTGGAAAACATGAAAGTGCTCGATTTGGTGACCTCTCTCTATGGTTTGGAGAACATGTCCTCAGATGAACACAATACAGTGGGAGAGGCGATTGCCTTGCAGGTAAAAGACCATGGGATCGCTTCCTTGGGAAGCCTGACTATCGAGAATCTGTTGCAGAGGATCTAA
- a CDS encoding metallophosphoesterase family protein, with the protein MDTLLFSSDLHGSSSKLTTLLEKANTFQAKTLLLAGDTCPSEGSTFSEILRTSIVPIVMVRGNCDTQYAFHATGLTLPPLIRRFPFSGRTIIMIHGDRYFSPEELGLRPQDIVLSGHTHCPSLTIGGDGVIYVNPGSPSYPRSSYGETYGIIENGKIEIRSLATDIPLPDLQYYFMPLI; encoded by the coding sequence ATGGATACATTGCTTTTCAGTTCAGATTTGCACGGATCTTCCTCAAAACTTACCACTCTTTTGGAAAAAGCGAACACCTTCCAAGCTAAAACCCTCCTACTGGCAGGGGACACTTGTCCGTCGGAAGGAAGCACGTTCAGCGAGATATTGAGAACCAGTATAGTACCTATTGTCATGGTTAGGGGTAATTGTGACACTCAGTATGCCTTCCATGCTACAGGATTGACCTTGCCTCCGTTAATCAGGAGATTCCCCTTTTCAGGACGCACCATTATCATGATCCATGGCGACCGTTATTTCTCCCCAGAGGAATTAGGCTTGAGGCCCCAGGACATAGTGTTGAGTGGCCATACCCATTGCCCTAGCCTGACAATTGGAGGAGACGGCGTAATCTATGTAAACCCAGGTTCCCCCTCCTACCCGAGAAGCAGCTATGGGGAAACCTATGGCATTATTGAAAATGGTAAAATTGAAATCCGTTCTTTGGCAACAGATATCCCGCTCCCAGATTTACAGTACTATTTTATGCCCCTCATCTGA
- a CDS encoding Crp/Fnr family transcriptional regulator gives MDSSQILASCQLFKDIELRDLPLLLTCLQPRTVVYAKDAVILHEGDTSKELGILLSGAIQIVRNDFWGNRTLVSRFTEGDLFAETIACTGEKSQVSVVAETETTVMFLAIRKIITSCSKNCVFHNAIIENMVAILARKNQGLMKKMSHITKRSTREKLLSYLSEESLKANSRSFRIPFDRQQLADYLCVERSAMANELSKMRSEGLLDYKKNEFTLKNRHPLD, from the coding sequence CAGATACTTGCCTCTTGCCAATTGTTCAAGGATATCGAGCTCCGGGATCTTCCCTTGCTCCTCACCTGCCTGCAACCCCGCACCGTGGTGTACGCAAAGGATGCCGTTATCCTTCATGAAGGTGATACCTCAAAAGAATTAGGAATACTGCTCAGTGGAGCCATACAGATAGTCCGTAATGATTTCTGGGGAAACAGGACACTTGTCTCACGGTTTACCGAAGGGGATTTGTTTGCGGAAACCATCGCTTGCACAGGGGAAAAAAGTCAGGTCAGTGTTGTCGCGGAGACTGAGACTACGGTAATGTTTCTGGCCATACGGAAGATCATTACTTCCTGCAGCAAAAATTGTGTATTCCATAACGCCATTATCGAGAATATGGTTGCAATATTAGCAAGGAAAAACCAAGGGCTCATGAAAAAAATGAGTCATATAACCAAAAGAAGTACAAGGGAAAAACTGCTTTCGTATCTTTCGGAGGAATCGCTTAAAGCCAATTCGCGTTCATTTCGCATACCTTTCGACCGACAGCAGTTGGCGGACTACCTTTGTGTCGAACGGAGTGCCATGGCCAATGAATTGAGCAAAATGCGTTCTGAAGGTCTCCTAGACTATAAAAAAAATGAATTCACCCTGAAAAACCGTCATCCTTTGGACTAA
- a CDS encoding tyrosine-protein phosphatase codes for MKSIRRPFLIVLLAISMVFVSCVTSQQEAIKETITLPTLQSSVAVIDKYGNCTLALSEQELIDAGYAVGDWTTISIGDFTYEAPIGTAYSDVDKGNYLIRLNKGSVILAINYGNLTKTSGAEEGEPVSIDLLEKGGYLQEFELRHLVRTEERKDYASDAIFANFRSVQFGTIAPNRLYRSANPILGDARAPYVEALAKLVGIKTVINLADDQQSLYAHLDEAPFYKGLVESGSVIALDMGVTFTDPEFIAKLKTGLTFMAEHKGPYLIHCNEGKDRAGFVSALLSGLMGASVDEIVTDYMTSYQNYYGVEKGTERYAVISKIITNIFAELNGGKAVTDKTLKKVSENYLIKTVGLSSDQIKAIKDNLSDKSVKLEGSITFIF; via the coding sequence ATGAAATCAATCAGACGACCTTTCCTTATTGTTTTGTTAGCTATCAGCATGGTGTTCGTATCCTGCGTAACCTCGCAACAGGAAGCTATAAAAGAAACCATTACACTTCCAACCCTACAGTCTTCAGTAGCTGTCATTGATAAATACGGAAACTGTACCCTTGCCCTCAGTGAGCAGGAACTCATCGATGCCGGGTATGCAGTCGGTGACTGGACAACCATTTCCATTGGCGATTTCACCTATGAGGCTCCCATTGGAACGGCCTATAGCGATGTCGACAAGGGGAATTACCTTATTCGCCTGAACAAGGGTTCGGTAATCCTCGCAATCAACTATGGAAATCTTACCAAGACAAGCGGAGCAGAGGAAGGTGAGCCTGTTTCCATTGATTTGCTCGAAAAAGGCGGCTATCTCCAGGAATTTGAGCTTAGGCATTTGGTAAGGACTGAGGAACGAAAAGATTATGCATCAGACGCCATTTTTGCAAATTTCCGCAGCGTGCAGTTCGGAACCATTGCCCCCAACAGGCTCTACCGCTCGGCAAATCCCATTTTAGGGGATGCGAGGGCTCCCTATGTGGAGGCTTTGGCAAAACTGGTAGGGATCAAGACAGTAATCAATCTGGCAGATGACCAGCAAAGTCTCTATGCCCATCTTGACGAGGCCCCTTTCTACAAGGGACTGGTCGAATCTGGTTCGGTAATCGCATTGGATATGGGCGTCACCTTCACCGATCCTGAATTTATTGCAAAACTCAAGACTGGACTGACTTTTATGGCAGAACACAAAGGGCCGTACCTCATTCACTGCAACGAAGGGAAAGACAGGGCAGGATTTGTCAGTGCATTGCTTTCAGGTTTGATGGGGGCTTCGGTTGACGAAATAGTCACAGACTATATGACAAGCTACCAGAACTATTATGGGGTAGAAAAAGGTACTGAACGGTATGCAGTTATCAGCAAGATCATCACAAACATATTCGCCGAATTGAACGGAGGAAAGGCAGTTACAGACAAGACACTCAAAAAGGTTTCGGAAAACTATCTGATAAAGACCGTTGGCCTCTCCAGTGACCAGATAAAAGCCATTAAAGACAATCTCTCTGACAAATCAGTGAAGCTGGAAGGTTCGATCACTTTCATATTCTAG
- a CDS encoding alpha/beta hydrolase → MSDIRELTCSDGHVLCYRVWIPQGTPVKAVLHILHGMAEHSERYDRFATYLNAKGIAVYAQDHRGHGLTAKKANGQLGWFDEKDGWMRVAEDASELSNVISSDFPKQSLFLMGHSMGSFLARTLMVQHSDVYDGVIIMGTGCSQGLLGKIGKGIARRHVKRNGMHFVDEQIDKMSFGSYNKRIQNPATSFDWLSSDTAEVKKYIDDPFCGFVCTSKFYEDILDGIEFANDGEKARKIPKDLPLLIISGDMDPVGNYGKGVQKVFDMYKDVGISDISLYLVKDGRHEILNETSRNETMEYLYSWLKKRI, encoded by the coding sequence ATGTCTGACATCAGGGAGTTGACCTGCAGTGACGGGCATGTTTTGTGCTATCGTGTATGGATACCCCAAGGTACACCTGTAAAAGCGGTATTGCATATTCTCCATGGTATGGCTGAACATAGTGAACGGTATGACCGGTTTGCAACGTATCTCAATGCAAAGGGTATAGCAGTCTATGCGCAAGATCATCGCGGCCATGGTTTGACAGCCAAGAAAGCCAATGGACAGCTTGGATGGTTTGACGAAAAGGATGGATGGATGCGCGTTGCAGAGGATGCCTCCGAACTGTCCAATGTAATATCTTCCGACTTTCCCAAGCAATCATTGTTTTTAATGGGCCATAGTATGGGGTCTTTCCTTGCAAGGACCTTGATGGTACAGCATTCGGATGTATACGATGGGGTCATTATCATGGGTACAGGATGCTCCCAGGGGCTCCTTGGAAAGATTGGCAAGGGAATTGCCCGCCGGCATGTGAAAAGGAACGGCATGCATTTTGTCGATGAGCAAATCGATAAGATGAGTTTTGGCTCCTATAACAAAAGAATCCAAAATCCTGCTACCTCTTTCGATTGGTTGAGCAGCGATACAGCTGAAGTCAAGAAATATATTGATGACCCGTTCTGCGGTTTTGTCTGCACCTCCAAATTCTATGAAGATATACTTGATGGGATAGAATTTGCCAATGATGGTGAAAAGGCGCGCAAAATTCCCAAGGATTTGCCTCTTCTCATTATCAGTGGAGATATGGATCCCGTGGGGAACTATGGTAAAGGGGTTCAGAAGGTATTCGATATGTATAAGGATGTAGGAATCTCTGATATCAGCCTCTACCTGGTTAAAGACGGAAGACATGAAATCCTGAATGAAACCTCTCGCAATGAAACGATGGAATATCTATATTCTTGGTTGAAGAAGAGAATCTAA
- a CDS encoding ZIP family metal transporter, whose translation MNNPIVMALVATLGTWAMTALGAALVFFFKTIKPHVLNSMLGFASGVMIAASFWSLLAPAIELADGGPLAAHWVVAIGFLAGGFFLWISDQLLPHTHIGSKSPEGLPSHLRRSILLVFSITLHNIPEGLAVGVAFGAITAGNTQALASAIVVAIGIGIQNLPEGAAVAIPLRGEKLSRSKAFFYGQASGFVEPVAGVLGALLVTQVRPILPYALAFAAGAMIYVVVEELIPEAQGNNHEGTHYATIGCMLGFAIMMVLDVALG comes from the coding sequence ATGAACAATCCAATAGTGATGGCTTTGGTGGCAACCCTTGGAACCTGGGCAATGACTGCATTGGGTGCAGCATTGGTATTTTTTTTCAAGACGATAAAACCCCATGTATTAAACAGTATGCTCGGATTTGCCAGCGGCGTCATGATTGCTGCAAGTTTTTGGTCGCTTTTGGCCCCTGCAATAGAATTGGCTGACGGGGGCCCTTTAGCCGCCCACTGGGTAGTGGCAATAGGATTTTTGGCCGGAGGATTTTTCCTCTGGATCAGTGACCAGTTGCTTCCCCATACCCATATCGGTTCGAAAAGCCCTGAAGGATTACCCTCTCACCTCCGCAGAAGCATCCTCTTGGTATTTTCCATCACCCTGCACAACATCCCGGAAGGATTGGCTGTCGGAGTTGCCTTTGGGGCAATAACGGCAGGAAATACCCAGGCACTCGCGAGCGCAATAGTCGTGGCCATCGGAATCGGAATCCAGAACCTGCCGGAAGGGGCCGCGGTAGCCATCCCCTTGCGAGGTGAAAAACTCAGTAGGTCAAAGGCATTCTTCTATGGGCAAGCCTCAGGATTCGTGGAACCTGTGGCAGGTGTTTTAGGAGCCCTCCTGGTTACCCAGGTAAGGCCCATTCTCCCGTATGCCTTGGCCTTTGCTGCCGGGGCAATGATTTATGTAGTTGTTGAGGAATTGATCCCGGAAGCCCAGGGAAACAACCATGAAGGAACCCACTATGCAACCATCGGATGCATGCTGGGGTTTGCAATCATGATGGTCCTTGACGTTGCCTTAGGTTAG
- a CDS encoding helix-turn-helix domain-containing protein — protein sequence MDDFQRNAVKQMLDYIESHLSFPISLYQLAQTGGYSAWHAARLFKEATGTSPFSYIRSRRLAAAAHQLGVGKQNIIDVAMDFVFDSHEGFTRAFTKQFGMNPSDFRKALATYHARTAQLTISEGEKCMETVFVQVIDRMERKAVVKFAHKASDYFEYCEEVGCEIWDTLGSIKGALFEPIGMWMPKNMRKLGTGEYVQGVEVPVDYKGEIPEGFDSITLPACKMMVFQGPAYEDEHFEQAITNLWELMKTYDPKLYGFEWADEDGPRFQLAPMGYRGYIEARPVRALNQN from the coding sequence ATGGATGATTTCCAAAGGAATGCAGTAAAGCAGATGCTCGATTACATCGAATCCCATCTCTCTTTTCCGATCAGCTTGTACCAGCTTGCACAAACTGGGGGTTATTCAGCTTGGCATGCTGCCCGGCTGTTCAAGGAAGCTACTGGGACCAGTCCGTTTTCTTATATCCGTAGCAGGCGTTTGGCTGCAGCTGCACACCAGCTTGGAGTGGGAAAGCAAAATATCATCGATGTAGCCATGGATTTTGTGTTTGACTCTCATGAAGGATTTACGCGTGCCTTTACCAAGCAGTTCGGCATGAACCCATCTGATTTCCGCAAAGCCTTGGCAACCTACCATGCAAGAACTGCCCAATTAACGATCAGTGAAGGAGAAAAATGTATGGAAACGGTATTTGTACAAGTAATCGATCGTATGGAACGTAAAGCCGTGGTTAAGTTTGCACATAAGGCTTCGGACTATTTTGAATACTGCGAAGAGGTTGGATGTGAGATCTGGGATACCTTGGGTTCTATCAAAGGTGCTTTATTTGAACCGATTGGTATGTGGATGCCTAAAAACATGCGCAAGTTGGGTACCGGTGAATATGTACAAGGTGTTGAAGTTCCTGTGGATTACAAGGGAGAAATTCCTGAAGGATTTGATAGTATTACCCTGCCAGCGTGCAAGATGATGGTTTTTCAAGGTCCTGCTTATGAAGATGAACATTTTGAACAGGCCATCACAAATCTTTGGGAACTCATGAAAACCTATGATCCCAAGCTCTATGGCTTTGAGTGGGCTGATGAAGATGGCCCTCGGTTTCAATTGGCACCTATGGGGTATCGCGGCTATATTGAAGCAAGACCGGTTAGGGCTTTGAACCAGAACTAA